In one Elusimicrobiales bacterium genomic region, the following are encoded:
- the pilM gene encoding type IV pilus assembly protein PilM, which yields MMKAADLVDSLKSVFLGPQELVGVDLGSHAVKIVWLVAGDKTCRLKGWAHAPLQFKADASPEEKKMVTARLVKDSFSRAGIRPRSVAVSVSGNAVIVRYVSVPKIAPRDLPLMLPAEAEPFIPFDIKDVQLGCHILGESVEEGQKKMQIALVAARSELISERMEVFRAADISPLVIDVDAFTLETIYERMGGSHSGAVVMLNIGHKLTNLAIMENGVTRVARDILIAGSSFTKTVSKNLGIEAAKAEDIKRQVGIKDLAKTLPPSGQDTLSVVQSDQASAIIADIARDLAGEVRRSVDFYLSQGPDRAVSKAYITGGSSGMPNLASFLSGELKVPVEQFNPLSIITGSDAPPVPPEVAPSLTVAAGLALRRLWDWQ from the coding sequence GCGGTTAAAATCGTCTGGCTCGTCGCGGGCGATAAGACCTGCCGGCTCAAAGGCTGGGCGCATGCGCCGCTGCAGTTCAAGGCTGACGCTTCCCCCGAAGAAAAGAAAATGGTTACCGCGCGGCTGGTAAAAGACTCCTTCAGCCGCGCCGGCATCAGGCCGCGCTCGGTGGCGGTTTCGGTGTCGGGCAACGCGGTGATAGTGCGCTACGTTTCCGTTCCGAAAATAGCCCCGAGGGATTTGCCGCTCATGCTGCCCGCAGAGGCGGAGCCGTTCATCCCCTTTGACATAAAAGACGTGCAGCTCGGCTGCCATATTCTCGGCGAGAGCGTGGAGGAAGGCCAGAAAAAAATGCAAATCGCGCTGGTCGCCGCGCGCAGCGAGCTTATCAGCGAGAGGATGGAAGTGTTCCGCGCGGCGGACATTTCCCCTCTGGTCATAGACGTGGACGCCTTCACGCTGGAAACCATATACGAGCGAATGGGCGGCTCTCACAGCGGCGCGGTGGTAATGCTCAACATCGGACACAAGCTCACCAATCTCGCCATCATGGAAAACGGCGTCACCCGCGTGGCGCGCGACATTCTTATAGCCGGCAGCAGCTTCACCAAAACCGTTTCCAAAAATCTGGGCATAGAAGCCGCCAAGGCCGAAGATATCAAGCGGCAGGTCGGCATCAAAGACTTGGCCAAAACCCTGCCGCCTTCCGGGCAGGACACCCTGTCGGTGGTGCAGAGCGACCAGGCCTCGGCCATTATCGCCGACATCGCGCGCGACCTTGCGGGGGAGGTGCGCCGCTCGGTGGATTTTTATCTTTCGCAGGGGCCGGACAGGGCGGTTTCCAAGGCGTATATAACCGGCGGCAGTTCCGGAATGCCCAATCTGGCCTCTTTCCTGTCGGGCGAGCTTAAGGTGCCGGTGGAGCAGTTCAATCCGCTCAGCATAATCACCGGCTCGGACGCGCCGCCCGTCCCGCCGGAGGTGGCGCCGTCGCTGACGGTGGCCGCCGGCTTGGCGCTGCGCAGGCTCTGGGACTGGCAATGA
- the pilO gene encoding type 4a pilus biogenesis protein PilO, with amino-acid sequence MAEQRDQASGELAKIIAASVMFCGMFGFGYWKFLWKPYAARKADAVGRVERINQEISKAKGMAAKLEPLNAEIRELRLREADAEKRLPKGRKLPDMIRSLTALARDKSVFISAITPLPTREQVYYTEIPYALTITGGYHAVGRFLAEIATSQRIFTVRDVNMSVAGAGIQASFVLVAYQYKG; translated from the coding sequence ATGGCAGAGCAACGGGACCAGGCAAGCGGCGAGTTGGCCAAAATAATTGCCGCCTCCGTGATGTTCTGCGGCATGTTCGGTTTCGGCTACTGGAAATTCCTGTGGAAGCCGTATGCGGCGCGCAAGGCCGACGCCGTGGGAAGGGTGGAGAGGATAAACCAGGAGATATCCAAAGCCAAGGGCATGGCCGCAAAGCTGGAGCCGCTCAACGCCGAGATAAGAGAGCTCAGGCTCCGCGAGGCCGACGCCGAAAAACGGCTGCCCAAGGGCCGCAAGCTGCCGGACATGATACGCTCCCTGACCGCCCTGGCGCGCGACAAGAGTGTTTTTATCTCCGCGATAACGCCCCTGCCCACGCGGGAACAGGTTTATTACACCGAAATTCCCTATGCGCTGACCATTACCGGCGGCTATCACGCGGTGGGCCGCTTCCTGGCCGAGATTGCGACGTCGCAGCGCATTTTCACCGTGCGGGATGTTAACATGTCCGTCGCCGGCGCGGGGATACAGGCCTCGTTCGTGCTGGTGGCGTACCAGTATAAAGGTTGA